A DNA window from Dunckerocampus dactyliophorus isolate RoL2022-P2 chromosome 17, RoL_Ddac_1.1, whole genome shotgun sequence contains the following coding sequences:
- the tjp2a gene encoding tight junction protein ZO-2a isoform X2: MKFKKFITIMQAAMGVVPLNKRELLPPGRKLWRPPGDQPGTDQTSALFKSSRKFCWSREAQYLYLRRLSSRSYSAIMMNPVMEETVWEQYTVTLQRDPKMGFGIAVSGGRDNPNEESGETSIVVSDVLQGGPADGLLFENDRVVQVNAIPMEGVIHSFAVQTLRKCGKVAKITVKRSRKVPVNLLNRPGSPDDRVFNNDYTEDYNYDQDRRSVYSGRQDHSLERERGGYMDSGYQTRERDYDRDYDRHERGRSTERDLSPDQQYRRDGSRGRTLDRERSPDRHHRSEHALNRDYSPDRRYRSERMLDRDHSPDRRYRSERALNRDYSPDRRYRSERVLDRTNSPDLSYRRDSHSPGRNRGRDHSFERGRDRVTSDTRKYDEPLKRGGSRDHLDRSPSPAAMPIPMPRHTRELEPLEKPLNVLLLKNRPNEEYGLRLGSQLFIKEMTSTGLASRDGNLQEGDIILKINGTVTENLSLSDAGKLIEKSRGKLQLVVQRDRQQVLIRVPPMVDSDSELDDISEIESYRSYSPQDDRRGHHSDLSSHSSNERLREKPREDPPNRLAKMGAMPTPFRGHDRTVEDAPPLPAEREEPRPQTPPTVAVAPKVHAPPRVPLKPSIEDQEVYGPNTVMVRFQKGDSVGMRLAGGNDVGIFIAGVQEDSAAEQEGLHTGDQIVKVNNMDFRGMVREDAVLYLLEIPKGEDVTILAQSKPEVYKDILASGRGDSFFIRTHFEYEKEVPQSLPFARGEIFKVTDTLYDGKLGNWLAVRTNKENQLLEKGIIPNKSRAEQMANVQNAARAAAGNDRGDFWRLRGQRAAKKKDLRKSREDLSATPVATRFPAYERVVLREAGFKRPVVIFGPISDAVNEKLATDMPNEFTVAKTEPKDAGSEKSSGVVRLNTIRQIIEQESHALLDVTPKAVDTLNYTQWYPIVIFLNPDSKQGVKTMRNRLLPGSNRSARKLYEQAVKLRKTCSHLFTDTVDLNSANDAWYGSVKDSIREQQDRAVWVCEGKLDGSEEDLDLHDDRMSYLSTMSADYLSMDSRLTSDYDDTADEGGAYTDNELDEPLDEPQPVSAISRSSEPVLPDEKPHPEPRVRMRRSGSREALNREPSPPPAFVPEPPKVRAQTLTDTSRSYDSHSSSTISSDAAGVSKPPPPPPVALKPTIARLSQTSEEQSPEKEEDDPANKSFLGKIKAFEKMDHLARAQRILELQEAESARLEIAQKHPDIYAIPIKLPKPNLNRPQPIGSSSNPEPQTPSRQHYPESRGHEEDEAEYRRQLADSNKRGYYNPQKYKDTEL; the protein is encoded by the exons ATGAAGTTCAAGAAGTTCATTACGATTATGCAGGCAGCAATGGGGGTTGTACCCCTAAACAAACGAGAGCTTCTGCCACCAGGCAGGAAACTATGGAGACCCCCTGG AGACCAGCCTGGAACTGACCAGACATCTGCACTTTTTAAGTCCAGCCGCAAGTTCTGCTGGTCCCGAGAAGCCCAGTACTTGTATCTTCGCCGCCTCTCTTCACGCAGCTACTCTGCTATCATGATG AACCCGGTCATGGAGGAGACTGTGTGGGAGCAGTACACAGTAACCCTGCAGAGG GATCCAAAGATGGGCTTTGGAATCGCAGTGTCAGGAGGGCGGGACAACCCAAACGAGGAGAGTGGCGAGACATCCATCGTCGTGTCTGACGTCCTACAAGGAGGACCAGCTGATGGCTTGTTATT TGAAAATGACAGGGTGGTGCAAGTGAATGCCATCCCCATGGAGGGGGTCATCCACTCCTTTGCCGTCCAAACCCTCAGAAAGTGTGGCAAAGTGGCGAAAATT ACAGTCAAGCGGTCGAGGAAGGTTCCTGTGAATCTTCTGAATCGTCCCGGATCACCTGATGATAGGGTCTTTAACAACGACTACACTGAAGATTACAACTACGACCAGGACCGCCGCAGTGTGTACAGTGGCAGGCAGGACCATAGCCTGGAGAGGGAAAGGGGTGGCTACATGGATTCTGGCTACCAAACACGTGAGCGTGATTACGACAGAGACTATGACCGACACGAACGAGGCAGGAGTACGGAGAGAGACTTGAGCCCGGACCAGCAGTACAGGAGAGATGGTAGCAGAGGTCGTACGTTGGACAGAGAACGTAGCCCTGATCGCCATCACAGGAGTGAGCATGCACTCAACCGTGATTACAGCCCAGACAGAAGGTACCGAAGCGAACGTATGTTAGACCGAGATCACAGTCCCGATCGGCGATATCGCAGCGAGCGAGCCCTCAACCGTGACTACAGCCCAGACCGACGCTATCGTAGCGAGCGCGTGCTCGACCGCACCAACAGCCCTGACCTGAGCTACAGACGGGACAGTCATAGCCCGGGACGCAACCGTGGACGTGACCACAGCTTCGAGCGAGGACGGGATCGAGTGACGAGCGACACAAGAAAATATGATGAGCCGTTGAAGCGAGGTGGTAGCAGGGACCACTTGGATCGCTCGCCTTCACCTGCCGCTATGCCCATCCCGATGCCACGCCACACCAGAGAACTGGAACCACTGGAGAAACCTCTGAATGTGCTGCTGCTCAAGAACCGGCCAAACGAAG AGTACGGCCTTCGCCTGGGCAGTCAGCTCTTTATCAAAGAGATGACCAGCACAGGACTTGCCAGCAGAGACGGAAACCTACAGGAAGGGGACATCATTCTCAAG ATCAACGGTACAGTGACTGAAAATTTGTCTCTGAGCGACGCAGGGAAGCTCATTGAGAAGTCGCGTGGGAAGCTGCAGCTGGTGGTTCAGAGAGACAGGCAGCAAGTGCTGATCCGAGTCCCCCCGATGGTCGACAGCGACTCAGAGCTTGATG ATATCTCTGAGATTGAGTCCTACCGCTCCTACTCCCCACAAGATGACAGACGGGGCCATCATTCAGACCTTTCCTCTCATTCCTCCAATGAGAGGCTCAGAGAGAAGCCCAG AGAAGACCCACCAAACAGGCTGGCTAAAATGGGCGCCATGCCGACCCCCTTTCGAGGTCATGACAGAACTGTGGAAGATGCACCGCCATTGCCTGCTGAGAGGGAGGAGCCACGGCCACAAACACCACCAA CGGTAGCCGTTGCACCGAAGGTTCACGCTCCTCCAAGGGTGCCACTAAAGCCAAGCATAGAGGACCAGGAAGTGTACGG GCCGAACACGGTGATGGTGCGTTTTCAGAAAGGTGACAGCGTTGGGATGAGGCTTGCGGGAGGAAATGATGTTGGCATCTTCATTGCTGGGGTTCAGGAAGATAGTGCAGCTGAACAGGAAGGTCTCCACACAGGAGATCAAATTGTAAAG GTGAACAACATGGACTTTAGGGGTATGGTTCGTGAGGATGCAGTCCTTTACCTACTGGAGATTCCCAAGGGTGAAGATGTGACCATTCTTGCTCAGAGCAAACCTGAAG tttacaaAGACATTTTGGCCTCTGGCAGAGGTGACTCTTTCTTCATCAGGACCCACTTTGAGTATGAAAAAGAAGTACCTCAGAGTCTTCCTTTCGCCAGAGGAGAAATTTTCAAAGTTACAGACACGCTATATGATGGCAAGCTGGGCAACTGGTTGGCAGTCCGtacaaacaaagaaaaccagCTGCTGGAGAAAGGCATCATTCCCAATAAGAGCAG AGCAGAGCAAATGGCCAACGTCCAAAATGCTGCACGAGCTGCAGCGGGCAATGACAGAGGAGACTTCTGGAGGTTGCGAGGACAAAGAGCAGCAAAGAAAAAAGATCTTCGCAAGAGTCGAGAGGATCTGAGTGCAACTCCAGTTGCCACGCGATTCCCAGCCTATGAGAGAGTGGTCTTGCGTGAAG CTGGTTTCAAGAGACCTGTGGTGATTTTTGGGCCCATATCTGATGCTGTGAATGAAAAACTGGCCACCGACATGCCAAATGAGTTTACTGTTGCGA AAACTGAGCCAAAGGATGCAGGAAGCGAGAAATCTTCCGGAGTGGTGCGATTGAACACAATCCGACAAATCATTGAACAG GAAAGTCATGCACTGTTGGATGTGACGCCTAAAGCTGTTGACACCCTGAATTACACCCAGTGGTATCCCATAGTCATTTTCCTCAACCCTGACAGCAAGCAGGGAGTCAAGACTATGAGAAACCGCCTCCTGCCTGGATCCAACCGCAGTGCACGCAAACTTTACGAGCAGGCGGTCAAGTTGAGGAAAACCTGCTCACACCTTTTCACTG ACACTGTTGACCTCAACTCAGCCAATGACGCTTGGTATGGCAGCGTGAAAGATTCCATTCGAGAGCAGCAGGACAGAgctgtgtgggtgtgtgaggGCAAG TTGGATGGTTCAGAGGAGGATCTGGATCTCCATGATGACCGCATGTCATACCTATCAACAATGAGCGCAGACTACCTGAGCATGGACAGCCGACTGACCAGCGACTACGACGACACAGCTGATGAAGGCGGGGCTTACACAGACAACGAGCTGGATGAGCCACTGGACGAGCCTCAGCCTGTGTCAGCCATCAGTCGTTCATCAGAGCCCGTCCTACCTGACGAG AAGCCCCATCCTGAACCCCGGGTGCGTATGAGAAGGTCAGGCAGCAGAGAGGCGCTGAACAGAGAGCCCAGTCCTCCCCCTGCTTTTGTCCCTGAACCTCCAAAG GTACGCGCTCAGACCCTGACTGACACATCACGTAGCTACGACTCGCACTCCAGCAGCACCATCAGCAGTGATGCAGCGGGCGTTAGCAAGCCACCACCTCCCCCTCCGGTGGCCCTAAAGCCCACTATCGCCCGCCTCAGCCAAACATCAGAAGAGCAGAGTCcagagaaggaggaggatgacCCTGCCAACAAATCCTTCCTGGGCAAG ATTAAAGCCTTCGAGAAGATGGACCACCTGGCACGAGCTCAGAGGATCCTCGAACTGCAGGAGGCGGAAAGCGCCCGA TTGGAAATCGCCCAGAAGCATCCGGACATCTACGCCATCCCGATAAAGTTGCCCAAACCCAATCTCAACCGTCCTCAGCCAATAGG TTCCAGCTCCAACCCTGAGCCACAGACTCCATCCAGGCAGCATTACCCTGAGAGCAGAGGGCATGAAGAAGACGAGGCAGAGTACCGCAGACAGCTGGCTGACAGCAACAAGAGAGGATACTACAACCCCCAGAAATACAAAGACACTGagttgtag
- the tjp2a gene encoding tight junction protein ZO-2a isoform X4, with translation MKFKKFITIMQAAMGVVPLNKRELLPPGRKLWRPPGDQPGTDQTSALFKSSRKFCWSREAQYLYLRRLSSRSYSAIMMNPVMEETVWEQYTVTLQRDPKMGFGIAVSGGRDNPNEESGETSIVVSDVLQGGPADGLLFENDRVVQVNAIPMEGVIHSFAVQTLRKCGKVAKITVKRSRKVPVNLLNRPGSPDDRVFNNDYTEDYNYDQDRRSVYSGRQDHSLERERGGYMDSGYQTRERDYDRDYDRHERGRSTERDLSPDQQYRRDGSRGRTLDRERSPDRHHRSEHALNRDYSPDRRYRSERMLDRDHSPDRRYRSERALNRDYSPDRRYRSERVLDRTNSPDLSYRRDSHSPGRNRGRDHSFERGRDRVTSDTRKYDEPLKRGGSRDHLDRSPSPAAMPIPMPRHTRELEPLEKPLNVLLLKNRPNEEYGLRLGSQLFIKEMTSTGLASRDGNLQEGDIILKINGTVTENLSLSDAGKLIEKSRGKLQLVVQRDRQQVLIRVPPMVDSDSELDDISEIESYRSYSPQDDRRGHHSDLSSHSSNERLREKPREDPPNRLAKMGAMPTPFRGHDRTVEDAPPLPAEREEPRPQTPPTVAVAPKVHAPPRVPLKPSIEDQEVYGPNTVMVRFQKGDSVGMRLAGGNDVGIFIAGVQEDSAAEQEGLHTGDQIVKVNNMDFRGMVREDAVLYLLEIPKGEDVTILAQSKPEVYKDILASGRGDSFFIRTHFEYEKEVPQSLPFARGEIFKVTDTLYDGKLGNWLAVRTNKENQLLEKGIIPNKSRAEQMANVQNAARAAAGNDRGDFWRLRGQRAAKKKDLRKSREDLSATPVATRFPAYERVVLREAGFKRPVVIFGPISDAVNEKLATDMPNEFTVAKTEPKDAGSEKSSGVVRLNTIRQIIEQESHALLDVTPKAVDTLNYTQWYPIVIFLNPDSKQGVKTMRNRLLPGSNRSARKLYEQAVKLRKTCSHLFTDTVDLNSANDAWYGSVKDSIREQQDRAVWVCEGKLDGSEEDLDLHDDRMSYLSTMSADYLSMDSRLTSDYDDTADEGGAYTDNELDEPLDEPQPVSAISRSSEPVLPDEVRAQTLTDTSRSYDSHSSSTISSDAAGVSKPPPPPPVALKPTIARLSQTSEEQSPEKEEDDPANKSFLGKIKAFEKMDHLARAQRILELQEAESARLEIAQKHPDIYAIPIKLPKPNLNRPQPIGSSSNPEPQTPSRQHYPESRGHEEDEAEYRRQLADSNKRGYYNPQKYKDTEL, from the exons ATGAAGTTCAAGAAGTTCATTACGATTATGCAGGCAGCAATGGGGGTTGTACCCCTAAACAAACGAGAGCTTCTGCCACCAGGCAGGAAACTATGGAGACCCCCTGG AGACCAGCCTGGAACTGACCAGACATCTGCACTTTTTAAGTCCAGCCGCAAGTTCTGCTGGTCCCGAGAAGCCCAGTACTTGTATCTTCGCCGCCTCTCTTCACGCAGCTACTCTGCTATCATGATG AACCCGGTCATGGAGGAGACTGTGTGGGAGCAGTACACAGTAACCCTGCAGAGG GATCCAAAGATGGGCTTTGGAATCGCAGTGTCAGGAGGGCGGGACAACCCAAACGAGGAGAGTGGCGAGACATCCATCGTCGTGTCTGACGTCCTACAAGGAGGACCAGCTGATGGCTTGTTATT TGAAAATGACAGGGTGGTGCAAGTGAATGCCATCCCCATGGAGGGGGTCATCCACTCCTTTGCCGTCCAAACCCTCAGAAAGTGTGGCAAAGTGGCGAAAATT ACAGTCAAGCGGTCGAGGAAGGTTCCTGTGAATCTTCTGAATCGTCCCGGATCACCTGATGATAGGGTCTTTAACAACGACTACACTGAAGATTACAACTACGACCAGGACCGCCGCAGTGTGTACAGTGGCAGGCAGGACCATAGCCTGGAGAGGGAAAGGGGTGGCTACATGGATTCTGGCTACCAAACACGTGAGCGTGATTACGACAGAGACTATGACCGACACGAACGAGGCAGGAGTACGGAGAGAGACTTGAGCCCGGACCAGCAGTACAGGAGAGATGGTAGCAGAGGTCGTACGTTGGACAGAGAACGTAGCCCTGATCGCCATCACAGGAGTGAGCATGCACTCAACCGTGATTACAGCCCAGACAGAAGGTACCGAAGCGAACGTATGTTAGACCGAGATCACAGTCCCGATCGGCGATATCGCAGCGAGCGAGCCCTCAACCGTGACTACAGCCCAGACCGACGCTATCGTAGCGAGCGCGTGCTCGACCGCACCAACAGCCCTGACCTGAGCTACAGACGGGACAGTCATAGCCCGGGACGCAACCGTGGACGTGACCACAGCTTCGAGCGAGGACGGGATCGAGTGACGAGCGACACAAGAAAATATGATGAGCCGTTGAAGCGAGGTGGTAGCAGGGACCACTTGGATCGCTCGCCTTCACCTGCCGCTATGCCCATCCCGATGCCACGCCACACCAGAGAACTGGAACCACTGGAGAAACCTCTGAATGTGCTGCTGCTCAAGAACCGGCCAAACGAAG AGTACGGCCTTCGCCTGGGCAGTCAGCTCTTTATCAAAGAGATGACCAGCACAGGACTTGCCAGCAGAGACGGAAACCTACAGGAAGGGGACATCATTCTCAAG ATCAACGGTACAGTGACTGAAAATTTGTCTCTGAGCGACGCAGGGAAGCTCATTGAGAAGTCGCGTGGGAAGCTGCAGCTGGTGGTTCAGAGAGACAGGCAGCAAGTGCTGATCCGAGTCCCCCCGATGGTCGACAGCGACTCAGAGCTTGATG ATATCTCTGAGATTGAGTCCTACCGCTCCTACTCCCCACAAGATGACAGACGGGGCCATCATTCAGACCTTTCCTCTCATTCCTCCAATGAGAGGCTCAGAGAGAAGCCCAG AGAAGACCCACCAAACAGGCTGGCTAAAATGGGCGCCATGCCGACCCCCTTTCGAGGTCATGACAGAACTGTGGAAGATGCACCGCCATTGCCTGCTGAGAGGGAGGAGCCACGGCCACAAACACCACCAA CGGTAGCCGTTGCACCGAAGGTTCACGCTCCTCCAAGGGTGCCACTAAAGCCAAGCATAGAGGACCAGGAAGTGTACGG GCCGAACACGGTGATGGTGCGTTTTCAGAAAGGTGACAGCGTTGGGATGAGGCTTGCGGGAGGAAATGATGTTGGCATCTTCATTGCTGGGGTTCAGGAAGATAGTGCAGCTGAACAGGAAGGTCTCCACACAGGAGATCAAATTGTAAAG GTGAACAACATGGACTTTAGGGGTATGGTTCGTGAGGATGCAGTCCTTTACCTACTGGAGATTCCCAAGGGTGAAGATGTGACCATTCTTGCTCAGAGCAAACCTGAAG tttacaaAGACATTTTGGCCTCTGGCAGAGGTGACTCTTTCTTCATCAGGACCCACTTTGAGTATGAAAAAGAAGTACCTCAGAGTCTTCCTTTCGCCAGAGGAGAAATTTTCAAAGTTACAGACACGCTATATGATGGCAAGCTGGGCAACTGGTTGGCAGTCCGtacaaacaaagaaaaccagCTGCTGGAGAAAGGCATCATTCCCAATAAGAGCAG AGCAGAGCAAATGGCCAACGTCCAAAATGCTGCACGAGCTGCAGCGGGCAATGACAGAGGAGACTTCTGGAGGTTGCGAGGACAAAGAGCAGCAAAGAAAAAAGATCTTCGCAAGAGTCGAGAGGATCTGAGTGCAACTCCAGTTGCCACGCGATTCCCAGCCTATGAGAGAGTGGTCTTGCGTGAAG CTGGTTTCAAGAGACCTGTGGTGATTTTTGGGCCCATATCTGATGCTGTGAATGAAAAACTGGCCACCGACATGCCAAATGAGTTTACTGTTGCGA AAACTGAGCCAAAGGATGCAGGAAGCGAGAAATCTTCCGGAGTGGTGCGATTGAACACAATCCGACAAATCATTGAACAG GAAAGTCATGCACTGTTGGATGTGACGCCTAAAGCTGTTGACACCCTGAATTACACCCAGTGGTATCCCATAGTCATTTTCCTCAACCCTGACAGCAAGCAGGGAGTCAAGACTATGAGAAACCGCCTCCTGCCTGGATCCAACCGCAGTGCACGCAAACTTTACGAGCAGGCGGTCAAGTTGAGGAAAACCTGCTCACACCTTTTCACTG ACACTGTTGACCTCAACTCAGCCAATGACGCTTGGTATGGCAGCGTGAAAGATTCCATTCGAGAGCAGCAGGACAGAgctgtgtgggtgtgtgaggGCAAG TTGGATGGTTCAGAGGAGGATCTGGATCTCCATGATGACCGCATGTCATACCTATCAACAATGAGCGCAGACTACCTGAGCATGGACAGCCGACTGACCAGCGACTACGACGACACAGCTGATGAAGGCGGGGCTTACACAGACAACGAGCTGGATGAGCCACTGGACGAGCCTCAGCCTGTGTCAGCCATCAGTCGTTCATCAGAGCCCGTCCTACCTGACGAG GTACGCGCTCAGACCCTGACTGACACATCACGTAGCTACGACTCGCACTCCAGCAGCACCATCAGCAGTGATGCAGCGGGCGTTAGCAAGCCACCACCTCCCCCTCCGGTGGCCCTAAAGCCCACTATCGCCCGCCTCAGCCAAACATCAGAAGAGCAGAGTCcagagaaggaggaggatgacCCTGCCAACAAATCCTTCCTGGGCAAG ATTAAAGCCTTCGAGAAGATGGACCACCTGGCACGAGCTCAGAGGATCCTCGAACTGCAGGAGGCGGAAAGCGCCCGA TTGGAAATCGCCCAGAAGCATCCGGACATCTACGCCATCCCGATAAAGTTGCCCAAACCCAATCTCAACCGTCCTCAGCCAATAGG TTCCAGCTCCAACCCTGAGCCACAGACTCCATCCAGGCAGCATTACCCTGAGAGCAGAGGGCATGAAGAAGACGAGGCAGAGTACCGCAGACAGCTGGCTGACAGCAACAAGAGAGGATACTACAACCCCCAGAAATACAAAGACACTGagttgtag